A stretch of the Hippocampus zosterae strain Florida chromosome 18, ASM2543408v3, whole genome shotgun sequence genome encodes the following:
- the atp5fa1 gene encoding ATP synthase subunit alpha, mitochondrial has protein sequence MVTFLPFACSVCQPSLSAQGAGRSSQDSNMLSVRVAAALVRALPRRAGYVSKNVAAACVGVKNLHTTCPWMQKTGTAEVSSILEQKIMGADISADLEETGRVLSIGDGIARVYGLRNVQAEEMVEFSSGLKGMSLNLEPDNVGVVVFGNDKLIKEGDIVKRTGAIVDVPVGEELLGRVVDALGNAIDGKGPLGSQTRRRVGLKAPGIIPRISVREPMQTGIKAVDSLVPIGRGQRELIIGDRQTGKTAIAIDTIINQKRFNEGTDEKKKLYCIYVAIGQKRSTVAQLVKRLTDADAMKYTIVVSATASDAAPLQYLAPYSGCSMGEYFRDNGKHALIIYDDLSKQAVAYRQMSLLLRRPPGREAYPGDVFYLHSRLLERAAKMNDNFGGGSLTALPVIETQAGDVSAYIPTNVISITDGQIFLETELFYKGIRPAINVGLSVSRVGSAAQTRAMKQVAGTMKLELAQYREVAAFAQFGSDLDAATQQLLNRGVRLTELLKQGQYSPMAIEEQVTVIYAGVRGHLDKMEPSKITKFEKAFLQHILSQHQDLLAAIKADGQISEASDAKLKQVVLNFLSSFE, from the exons ATGGTGACCTTTCTTCCCTTTGCCTGCTCTGTCTGCCAGCCTTCTCTCTCAGCTCAGGGAGCAGGACGGTCATCGCAAGACTCCAACATGCTGTCAGTACGCGTTGCAGCGGCTCTTGTCCGCGCCCTACCTCGCCGGGCCGGCTAT GTGTCCAAAAATGTTGCTGCAGCATGTGTGGGAGTCAAGAACCTCCACACCACCTGCCCATGGATGCAGAAAACAG GCACTGCTGAGGTTTCTTCCATCCTGGAACAGAAAATCATGGGAGCAGACATTAGTGCTGATTTGGAAGAGACCGGCCGCGTGTTGTCCATCGGTGATGGTATTGCCCGAGTCTACGGTCTCAGGAATGTGCAGGCTGAGGAGATGGTGGAGTTCTCATCCGGACTTAAG GGAATGTCTTTGAATTTGGAGCCCGACAATGTTGGTGTGGTGGTCTTCGGTAACGACAAACTAATCAAGGAGGGCGACATTGTCAAGAGGACGGGCGCCATTGTGGACGTGCCTGTTGGAGAGGAGCTGCTGGGCCGTGTTGTGGATGCCCTTGGAAATGCCATTGACGGAAAG GGACCCCTTGGCTCTCAGACTCGCAGGCGCGTGGGCCTGAAGGCTCCTGGCATCATCCCGCGGATTTCTGTGAGGGAGCCAATGCAGACTGGCATCAAAGCTGTGGACAGTCTGGTGCCCATTGGCCGCGGGCAGCGTGAGCTCATCATTGGCGACAGGCAGACCGG CAAAACCGCCATCGCCATCGACACCATCATCAACCAAAAGCGCTTCAACGAGGGCACCGATGAGAAGAAGAAGCTTTACTGCATCTACGTGGCCATCGGCCAGAAGAGGTCCACCGTGGCCCAGCTGGTCAAGAGGCTGACGGACGCCGACGCCATGAAGTACACCATCGTGGTGTCGGCCACCGCCTCCGACGCCGCCCCCCTGCAATACTTGGCGCCGTACTCGGGCTGCTCCATGGGCGAGTACTTCCGGGACAACGGCAAGCACGCCCTCATTATCTACGACGATCTCTCCAAGCAG GCCGTGGCCTACCGTCAAATGTCCCTGCTGCTCCGTCGGCCCCCCGGCCGTGAGGCTTACCCGGGCGATGTGTTCTACCTGCATTCCCGCTTGCTGGAGAGGGCCGCCAAGATGAATGACAACTTTGGCGGCGGCTCCCTCACCGCCCTGCCCGTCATCGAGACGCAGGCCGGCGACGTGTCGGCCTACATTCCCACCAATGTCATCTCCATCACTGACGGACAG ATCTTCTTGGAGACGGAGCTGTTCTACAAGGGTATCCGTCCCGCCATCAACGTCGGTCTGTCGGTGTCGCGCGTCGGCTCAGCGGCCCAGACAAGGGCGATGAAGCAG gtgGCCGGCACCATGAAGCTGGAGTTGGCCCAGTACCGCGAGGTGGCCGCCTTCGCCCAGTTCGGCTCCGACCTGGACGCGGCCACGCAGCAGCTGCTGAACCGCGGCGTGCGTCTGACAGAGCTCCTCAAGCAGGGCCAGTACT CTCCAATGGCCATCGAAGAGCAGGTCACGGTCATCTACGCTGGCGTGAGGGGACACCTGGACAAAATGGAACCCAGCAAGATCACCAAGTTTGAGAAGGCCTTCCTGCAGCACATCCTGAGTCAGCACCAAGACCTGCTGGCTGCCATTAA